One Rosa chinensis cultivar Old Blush chromosome 5, RchiOBHm-V2, whole genome shotgun sequence genomic region harbors:
- the LOC112166134 gene encoding splicing factor-like protein 1 isoform X1 yields MWAAPVSFPSYNYGKPINTLQASGSNRRVPMSLKLRASFYDYPLASRIMVKSAICVSNQFLSLTFLSTLPIEYDIKEPLEYDIPYSTSENSLQQKFSNFGEIAEVKLVKDETSKRSKGFAFIQYTSQDDAMLALENMDHQTFDGRVIYVELAKPGKDAYAGYPKTSGPPKKQYMQQQEEVTDCWY; encoded by the exons ATGTGGGCAGCTCCGGTCTCTTTTCCATCGTACAACTATGGAAAACCCATTAACACTCTTCAAGCTTCTGGGTCAAACCGTAGGGTGCCCATGTCTTTGAAGCTCAGAGCTTCCTTCTACGACTATCCTCTCGCAAGCAGAATCATGGTCAAAA GTGCAATTTGTGTTTCTAATCAGTTCCTCTCACTGACCTTTCTATCCACTCTGCCTATTGAATATGATATTAAAGAGCCACTTGAATATG ATATACCATATTCCACCAGTGAAAATAGTTTGCAGCAGAAGTTTTCAAATTTCGGAGAGATAGCTGAAG TTAAACTAGTGAAGGATGAAACTTCAAAGAGGTCTAAGGGGTTTGCATTTATTCAGTATACCAGCCAAGATGATGCAATGCTTGCCCTGGAAAACATGGACCACCAG ACTTTTGATGGCAGGGTCATCTATGTAGAGCTTGCAAAACCTGGTAAAGATGCTTATGCAGGATACCCAAAAACATCTGGACCCCCAAAGAAGCAGTATATGCAGCAGCAAGAGGAAGTTACAGACTGCTGGTACTGA
- the LOC112168445 gene encoding choline-phosphate cytidylyltransferase 1: MEDQKKQSSEEDRPVRVYADGIYDLFHFGHARSLEQAKKSFPNTYLLVGCCNDEVTHNYKGKTVMTDQERYESLRHCKWVDEVIPDAPWVLTQEFLDKHQIDYVAHDSLPYADASGAGKDVYEFVKSVGKFKETKRTDGISTSDIIMRIVKDYNQYVMRNLDRGYSRKDLGVSYVREKRLRVNMGLKKLRERVKEHQEKVGEKIQIVAKMHRNEWVENADRLVAGFLEMFEEGFHKMGTVIRDRIQEGIRKQQLKRLLYDEDDDDELYGDDFEEENYDEDEN; encoded by the exons ATGGAGGATCAGAAGAAGCAGAGTAGTGAGGAGGATCGACCTGTGAGAGTTTATGCAGATGGGATATATGATCTCTTTCACTTCGGCCATGCCCGTTCTCTCGAGCAAGCCAAGAAATC GTTCCCAAATACGTACCTGCTTGTTGGCTGCTGCAATGATGAAGTTACTCACAATTACAAGGGCAAAACGGTTATGACCGACCAGGAGCGCTATGAATCACTCCGCCATTGCAA ATGGGTGGATGAAGTTATCCCTGATGCGCCATGGGTTCTCACGCAAGAGTTTCTTGACAAACATCAGATCGACTATGTGGCCCATGATTCTCTTCC CTACGCTGATGCAAGTGGGGCTGGAAAGGATGTCTATGAATTT GTCAAGTCTGTTGGGAAGTTTAAGGAAACAAAGCGAACTGATGGTATCTCTACATCTGATATCATAATGAGGATTGTTAAAGATTACAACCAGTATGTGATGCGTAATTTGGACCGTGGGTACTCAAGAAAGGATCTAGGTGTTAGCTATGTGAGG GAAAAGCGGCTGAGAGTGAATATGGGACTGAAAAAACTACGTGAGAGGGTGAAGGAGCACCAAGAGAAAGTTGGAGAGAAG ATACAAATTGTAGCCAAAATGCATCGTAATGAATGGGTGGAGAATGCTGACCGATTGGTTGCTGGATTTCTTGAGATGTTTGAAGAAGGTTTCCATAAAATG GGAACAGTCATAAGGGACCGAATTCAAGAGGGAATAAGGAAGCAACAGTTAAAAAGGCTTTTATATGATGAAGACGATGATGATGAGCTATATGGTGATGACTTTGAAGAAGAAAACTATGATGAAGACGAAAATTAA
- the LOC112167881 gene encoding RING-H2 finger protein ATL74 produces the protein MAQTPPPTPIPTPTPGPTSIRTVLLRHQNPPDHDINPPPHDLNVMIILAAICCAFVCALGLNSMLQCVFQCVNRAITEPVRWVASRRLNSGLKKKEMVALPTSTYSNSSSSSPSPSSSPGCAICLVDFSDGDKIRVLPKCNHRFHVVCIDKWLQSHSSCPTCRQRLKSSSDSMLSPSEIVTT, from the coding sequence ATGGCTCAAACACCCCCTCCAACtccaattccaactccaactcctGGTCCTACTTCAATTAGAACAGTACTACTTCGTCACCAAAACCCTCCTGATCATGATATAAATCCACCCCCTCATGATCTCAATGTTATGATCATTTTGGCAGCCATTTGTTGCGCTTTTGTTTGTGCCCTCGGCCTCAATTCCATGCTCCAATGCGTTTTTCAGTGCGTAAATCGTGCCATAACCGAACCAGTCCGATGGGTCGCTTCACGTAGGCTAAATTCAGGTCTAAAGAAGAAGGAAATGGTAGCTTTGCCAACTTCAACTTATTCGAACTCATCAAGCTCTTCTCCATCACCGTCATCATCTCCGGGCTGTGCTATTTGTCTCGTGGACTTCTCCGATGGGGACAAGATTCGGGTACTGCCCAAATGCAACCATCGGTTTCATGTTGTGTGCATTGACAAGTGGTTGCAGTCTCACTCATCCTGCCCTACTTGCCGGCAGAGACTCAAGTCTTCCAGTGATTCCATGCTCTCTCCATCTGAGATTGTCACAACCTAG
- the LOC112167609 gene encoding receptor-like protein EIX2, whose protein sequence is MVPVKIGMVEERLFLTQTDHLDAIYHTPQRRHFEFQGLPRSEKCFEEERQALLSFKHHLTDPAGKISSWVGHDCCQWIGISCNNLTGHVARMDLRNTITYPLFDEKTGLLTYRRSCLAGKLNPSLLSLKHLYYLDLGWNCFKEIPKFIGQLKSLRYLSLSSASFGGEIPSSLGNLSNLNYLDLSCEHPSCPSYSKNLNWLSHLPSLKYLDLGGANLSNNALNWLHDVNMLPSLLELHLSACSIKENLPISLETVNFTSLLVLDMSGNHINSSFPSWLFNLSSLRKLDLSRNSFNAPIPLEFASLKSLEDLDLFDTGLQGQIPKLFGNLCRLKKLHLRLNYLEGGVKEVLNGFSDCKNASLESLDLSGNMLESELPSSLGMLKNLQHLDLYQNYFWGSIPESIGNLSTLKTLDLSLNRMNGSIPASFGQLSQLVDLDLSYNSWEGTLTEAHLINLTRLESFALSTDRPMPLIFSVTNYKWVPPFKLHKIEIYNCQIGPAFPIWLQSQTQLSYVILSHTGILDSISQEWFLKISSQVEVLDLSYNQIPGKLPFQSKFPKLILINLSNNQFDGPLQLLSTNASLDSLHDSSLSQPIPLDFGELLPKLQSLYLFNNNLKGTIPPSICSIKGMYILSLRNNKLSGEFPQAWGLWKEINVVDVAYNNLSGNIPSSMGIPRTLVVLKMNNNNFGGKIPSSLHNCSKLSRLDLGGNKFTGILPLWIGSKLAELQMLQLRSNFLSGHIPQQLCNLSYLHILDLAHNNFSGTIPKCFNGMTSLVNEDGYLLGAYIYEETTVILKGREFKYSDMIMEYVKSIDLSSNNLEGEIPEEICSLIELGTLNLSRNQLSGNIPSKIGNLSWLETLDLSHNHLMGEIPQSFSSLTFLSYLNLSYNNLTGRIPLGNQLLTLDDPSIYEGNPSLCGFPLSTDCLGDEIPEEQFSSGGGNKDEDNNSKLGFYVSIILGFVVGFWGVCGTLLIKKSWRYAYFRFFDNIKDRVASSCNGSAWFAKET, encoded by the exons ATGGTACCAGTGAAAATTGGTATGGTGGAGGAGCGATTATTTTTGACACAGACTGACCATCTGGATGCA ATATACCATACTCCACAAAG GAGGCATTTCGAATTTCAG GGACTTCCAAGAAGTGAGAAATGCTTTGAGGAAGAGAGACAAGCACTTCTCTCTTTCAAGCACCATCTTACTGATCCTGCTGGTAAGATTTCTTCTTGGGTGGGACATGATTGCTGTCAATGGATTGGGATTTCATGCAACAACCTCACCGGTCATGTTGCTAGGATGGACCTCCGAAACACAATTACATATCCCCTTTTTGATGAAAAGACGGGATTGTTGACTTACCGACGGTCTTGCTTGGCAGGTAAGTTAAATCCTTCTTTGCTTAGCTTGAAGCATTTGTATTACCTAGACCTAGGTTGGAATTGTTTCAAAGAGATTCCAAAGTTCATTGGGCAGCTTAAAAGTTTGAGGTATCTCAGTCTATCCTCTGCATCATTTGGGGGTGAGATTCCTTCTTCACTTGGTAACCTGTCAAACTTGAATTACCTTGACCTTAGTTGTGAGCACCCCTCATGCCCTTCATATTCGAAAAACTTGAATTGGCTTTCTCATCTCCCTTCCCTCAAATATCTCGACCTTGGAGGAGCAAATCTTAGTAACAATGCATTAAATTGGCTACATGATGTTAACATGCTTCCTTCATTGTTAGAGTTGCATTTATCTGCATGCAGCATTAAAGAAAATCTTCCCATCTCACTTGAGACGGTCAACTTCACATCCCTTTTGGTCCTTGATATGTCAGGTAATCACATCAATTCTTCATTTCCCAGCTGGCTTTTTAATCTTTCGAGCCTTAGAAAACTTGATCTGAGTCGAAATTCTTTCAATGCTCCCATTCCTTTGGAATTTGCAAGCCTAAAAAGTCTAGAAGATCTCGATTTATTTGATACTGGCCTCCAGGGTCAAATTCCCAAGCTCTTCGGAAATTTGTGCAGACTAAAGAAATTACATCTTAGGTTAAACTACCTTGAGGGGGGAGTCAAAGAGGTTTTGAATGGTTTCTCAGATTGTAAAAATGCTAGTTTAGAGTCACTAGATTTGTCTGGTAATATGCTGGAAAGCGAATTACCCTCTTCGCTGGGAATGCTAAAAAATCTGCAGCATCTTGACCTCTACCAGAACTATTTTTGGGGCTCAATTCCAGAATCCATTGGAAATTTATCAACCTTGAAAACACTGGACCTCTCTTTGAATCGTATGAACGGGTCAATACCAGCAAGTTTTGGACAACTCTCTCAGCTAGTTGACCTTGATCTGTCTTATAATTCATGGGAAGGCACCTTAACTGAAGCTCATCTCATAAACTTGACAAGGTTGGAGTCTTTTGCATTGAGCACAGACCGTCCCATGCCCCTCATTTTTAGTGTGACTAATTATAAGTGGGTTCCTCCTTTCAAGCTCCACAAAATTGAGATCTACAATTGCCAAATAGGTCCTGCCTTTCCCATATGGCTACAATCTCAAACTCAACTCTCATATGTGATCCTTAGTCATACTGGAATCTTGGATTCCATATCGCAGGAGTGGTTCTTGAAAATTTCTTCCCAAGTTGAAGTTTTGGATTTATCTTACAATCAGATTCCTGGAAAGCTACCATTCCAATCCAAATTTCCAAAGTTGATTTTAATAAATCTGAGTAATAATCAATTTGATGGCCCTCTTCAGCTTTTGTCCACCAATGCATCTTTGGATAGTCTTCATGATAGTTCACTTTCCCAGCCTATTCCCTTGGATTTTGGAGAACTGTTGCCCAAGTTACAGAGTCTGTATCTTTTTAACAATAATTTGAAAGGTACCATTCCACCCTCTATTTGTAGCATAAAAGGTATGTACATCCTTTCACTAAGAAACAATAAGTTATCTGGAGAGTTTCCTCAAGCATGGGGTCTGtggaaagaaataaatgttGTAGATGTAGCATACAACAATCTCTCTGGTAATATTCCGAGCTCAATGGGTATCCCAAGGACTCTTGTTGTATTGAAGATGAACAACAATAATTTTGGTGGCAAAATTCCTTCTTCCTTGCATAATTGTTCTAAGTTGAGCAGACTTGATCTTGGAGGCAACAAATTCACTGGAATATTGCCTTTGTGGATAGGATCAAAGCTGGCCGAATTGCAAATGCTACAATTGCGATCAAACTTCTTAAGTGGACACATCCCTCAACAATTGTGCAATCTTTCCTACCTCCACATCCTAGACCTTGCTCACAACAACTTTTCTGGGACCATTCCCAAGTGTTTTAATGGTATGACTTCTCTAGTCAATGAAGATGGCTATTTATTGGGAGCCTATATTTATGAGGAAACAACAGTAATATTGAAAGGAAGAGAATTCAAATATAGTGACatgattatggaatatgtaaagaGCATTGATCTTTCATCAAATAATTTAGAAGGTGAAATCCCGGAAGAAATATGCAGTCTCATTGAGTTGGGTACCCTGAACTTGTCAAGGAATCAATTAAGTGGAAACATTCCCTCTAAGATTGGGAATCTATCTTGGTTAGAGACCCTTGATCTTTCACACAACCACCTCATGGGAGAGATTCCTCAAAGCTTTTCTTCGTTGACCTTCTTGTCTTACTTGAACTTGTCTTACAATAACTTGACTGGAAGAATTCCTTTGGGCAATCAACTCCTGACGCTTGATGATCCATCTATTTACGAGGGCAATCCATCACTGTGCGGGTTTCCTCTTTCAACAGATTGCCTGGGAGATGAGATACCTGAAGAACAATTTTCTTCTGGAGGAGGCAATAAAGATGAAGATAACAATTCAAAGCTTGGTTTCTATGTTAGCATAATTCTCGGGTTTGTCGTAGGCTTTTGGGGTGTTTGTGGCACATTACTGATAAAGAAGTCATGGAGGTATGCATATTTTCGGTTCTTTGACAACATCAAAGACAGAGTAGCTAGCAGTTGCAATGGAAGTGCATGGTTTGCAAAGGAAACTTGA
- the LOC112167880 gene encoding polygalacturonase QRT3, translated as MRIRPVSALCGLLLLMLLVEEATSISSRHEMLSSFQAKLHEKSLSSPTKPPLSSLFEASNVTRDGRVFYPIGYGADPTGANDSTEAIAKALEEAFRLESGLEMLPGITDLGGIVIDLQGGNYKIAQPLRFPPNRGNIVIQGGTLRASETFPGDRHLVELWSPNSQKLGEKTSITNQFFFDKKVEGGVGIYYEDITFRDILFDSSFRGGGIFIVDSARVRITNCFFLHFTTQGILVEKGHETYISNTFLGQHSTVGGDKGERGFTGTAIDLASNDNAVTDVVIFSAEIGIVLRGQANMVTGVHCYNKATGFGGIGILVKLAGNSQTRIDNCYLDFNAIVMEDPVQVHVTNGFFLGDANVVLKSVNGKILGLNIVNNMFTGNPKSTVPMVQLDGQFGDIDQVVIDQNNVIGMSLKSTVGRLSVKGNGTKWLADFSSQLVFPNRINHFQYSLHTKGETKFTTHAVTNVSNNVVVVESQNEVDGVVSLVVHQ; from the exons ATGAGAATTAGACCTGTCTCAGCATTGTGTGGTCTCCTGCTCCTAATGCTGTTGGTAGAAGAAGCTACATCTATTTCCAGTAGACATGAAATGCTATCATCATTTCAGGCAAAGCTTCATGAAAAATCACTCTCCAGTCCAACCAAACCGCCTCTCTCATCATTGTTCGAAGCTTCCAATGTCACTAGG GATGGGAGAGTGTTTTACCCGATCGGGTACGGGGCAGACCCGACCGGGGCAAATGACAGCACAGAAGCCATAGCAAAAGCTTTGGAGGAAGCTTTTCGGTTGGAAAGCGGGCTTGAAATGCTGCCTGGAATCACTGACTTGGGAGGCATTGTCATTGATCTGCAAGGTGGAAATTACAAGATTGCCCAGCCTTTACGGTTCCCTCCAAACAGAGGCAACATTGTg ATACAAGGAGGAACGTTGCGAGCCTCTGAAACATTTCCCGGTGACCGCCACCTAGTCGAATTATGGTCTCCAAATTCTCAAAAGCTTGGGGAAAAAACCTCCATCACCAATCAATTCTTCTTTGATAAAAAAGTCGAAGGCGGTGTAGGAATCTACTACGAAGACATCACCTTTAGAGATATACTATTCGATTCAAGCTTCAGAGGAGGAGGCATTTTCATAGTCGATTCAGCTCGAGTTCGCATAACCAATTGCTTCTTCCTACACTTCACAACACAAGGGATTCTAGTCGAAAAGGGCCACGAAACCTACATATCAAACACCTTCTTGGGACAACACTCCACAGTTGGTGGTGACAAAGGTGAGAGGGGATTTACCGGCACAGCCATCGATCTTGCTAGCAATGACAATGCCGTAACTGATGTCGTAATATTTTCAGCTGAAATTGGGATTGTGTTAAGGGGTCAGGCTAACATGGTCACAGGGGTACATTGTTATAACAAGGCAACTGGCTTTGGGGGTATAGGTATTTTGGTAAAGTTAGCAGGAAACTCACAAACTAGGATTGACAATTGCTACTTGGATTTCAATGCTATTGTCATGGAAGACCCAGTTCAAGTTCATGTGACCAATGGGTTCTTTTTGGGTGATGCTAATGTGGTGTTGAAATCTGTCAATGGCAAGATTCTAGGGTTAAATATTGTGAACAATATGTTCACTGGGAACCCTAAAAGTACTGTTCCCATGGTTCAATTAGATGGGCAATTTGGGGACATTGATCAAGTGGTGATTGACCAGAACAATGTGATTGGGATGAGCTTGAAATCAACGGTAGGGAGACTAAGTGTGAAGGGGAATGGGACCAAATGGCTGGCTGATTTTTCTTCCCAGTTGGTCTTTCCCAACCGGATTAATCATTTTCAGTATTCTTTACATACAAAAGGGGAAACCAAGTTTACTACACATGCTGTGACAAATGTATCGAACAATGTGGTGGTTGTGGAGAGTCAAAATGAGGTAGATGGTGTGGTTTCTCTAGTTGTTCACCAGTAG
- the LOC112166134 gene encoding organelle RRM domain-containing protein 6, chloroplastic isoform X2 produces the protein MWAAPVSFPSYNYGKPINTLQASGSNRRVPMSLKLRASFYDYPLASRIMVKNIPYSTSENSLQQKFSNFGEIAEVKLVKDETSKRSKGFAFIQYTSQDDAMLALENMDHQTFDGRVIYVELAKPGKDAYAGYPKTSGPPKKQYMQQQEEVTDCWY, from the exons ATGTGGGCAGCTCCGGTCTCTTTTCCATCGTACAACTATGGAAAACCCATTAACACTCTTCAAGCTTCTGGGTCAAACCGTAGGGTGCCCATGTCTTTGAAGCTCAGAGCTTCCTTCTACGACTATCCTCTCGCAAGCAGAATCATGGTCAAAA ATATACCATATTCCACCAGTGAAAATAGTTTGCAGCAGAAGTTTTCAAATTTCGGAGAGATAGCTGAAG TTAAACTAGTGAAGGATGAAACTTCAAAGAGGTCTAAGGGGTTTGCATTTATTCAGTATACCAGCCAAGATGATGCAATGCTTGCCCTGGAAAACATGGACCACCAG ACTTTTGATGGCAGGGTCATCTATGTAGAGCTTGCAAAACCTGGTAAAGATGCTTATGCAGGATACCCAAAAACATCTGGACCCCCAAAGAAGCAGTATATGCAGCAGCAAGAGGAAGTTACAGACTGCTGGTACTGA